In a genomic window of Brassica rapa cultivar Chiifu-401-42 chromosome A10, CAAS_Brap_v3.01, whole genome shotgun sequence:
- the LOC103845294 gene encoding increased DNA methylation 1, which produces MPATEEEPIFGWNSSGERNLRRRKLLAGEKVEVRSVEEGFLGSWYSATVLSSKKRRLRGIRYDHILSDDATDYLVETVDVSEVVEGLSSSSSAGSLRGRLRPVPPKLEVDRFSLVYGLCVDVLISEAWWEGVVFDHENGSEKRRVFFPDLGDETDADLQSLRVTQDWDEVTEAWECRGRWMFLELVEKYEEDNYLPVSVKQLWYDIRVRVGFARIREWTCSIRHLWEVLMVEVIEDNLKITISQFLRDYDAERYPRQEFELVKKASQAVNETYACPSGVEVEVIAPQEQQFYSNDKDHRCMSMPGLASLSGIRSEESYINGVTELSSQKSTSDHIKLILPDKLGTWQPFDCVAKSCPQAVTSYIRAPLQRVAFHVRKHLKYMGWTIEQIVDEGGRHRFRYLSPDGRLNEKSLRQVCIILKQRDQPLTLPVVAKPLFLPSENWKCNTREIRSIVLALPAYNRNVALGDGRKSSPETLLQCGSQGKEEDFNRKNRKSYPRNAVQIPKRVLYVGVETKTKAQGFVRLRSKRKQKPNLRYRSRENKVIVGSRDVNLSRTRRQTSRMLTDIKNRVTGRGKTRVSRSSKRVQRVMTPTSRNQSPRTVLSWLIDNNVILPRENIRCRNQKDHTVRKHGKLTREGIKCSCCRRIFSISGFEAHANGGSCRAAANIFLDDGRSLLECQVEAYKTRKKAQPTNLLKIKLRHGENDIVCSVCHYGGKLILCDGCPSAFHATCLGLEDVPDGDWFCASCCCEACGLFIAKNTSKYAKDNILISCKQCERKYHPSCLQDSLNTFLAEKWFCSKDCEEIFVNLRELIGKPREVCLKKNLTWRLVQSLEQDTFGTDGSKIEAVAETHCKLSVALDVMHELFEPVKRRHSGGDLAEDVIFSRWSKYKRLNFSGFYTVILERNDELITVATVRILGKKVAEMPFIGTRFQHRQHGMCRVFMDELEKVLIDLGVERLVLPAVPCVLDTWINSFGFSKVTIPEKKDFLQFTFLEFGRTILCQKILIKSSIADPVPNTVSLGETNCDIITIEDNYASDDRSKVHEAEQDISIRDNSASDDRSEVHQAEQHLEESSSTKNPPEEIKTQTQEERLVKENRILKCYTRRRLKCRRIT; this is translated from the exons ATGCCGGCGACTGAGGAGGAGCCGATATTCGGCTGGAACAGCAGCGGTGAGCGAAATCTCCGCCGGAGAAAGCTTCTCGCTGGTGAAAAAGTAGAG GTAAGAAGTGTTGAAGAAGGGTTTCTCGGTTCTTGGTATTCAGCAACTGTTCTTTCCTCCAAAAAGCGACGCCTCCGTGGCATCAGATACGATCACATCCTCTCTGATGATGCTACTGATTATCTTGTGGAGACTGTTGATGTTTCCGAGGTAGTGGAAGGGCtgagctcttcttcttctgctggTAGTCTACGTGGACGTTTAAGACCTGTGCCGCCGAAGCTGGAAGTTGATCGATTCAGCCTTGTGTATGGACTCTGTGTTGATGTATTGATCAGTGAAGCTTGGTGGGAAGGTGTGGTTTTTGACCATGAAAACGGTTCTGAGAAAAGGAGAGTCTTTTTCCCTGATTTGGGTGATGAAACTGATGCTGATCTTCAATCTTTGCGTGTTACTCAGGATTGGGATGAGGTTACAGAGGCTTGGGAGTGTCGTGGGAGATGGATGTTTCTTGAGTTGGTTGAGAAGTATGAGGAGGATAACTATCTCCCGGTTTCGGTTAAGCAGCTTTGGTATGACATACGGGTCAGAGTTGGTTTTGCGAGGATCAGGGAATGGACTTGCTCTATTAGGCATTTATGGGAAGTCTTGATGGTGGAGGTGATTGAGGATAATCTGAAAATCACCATAAGTCAGTTTCTTCGTGATTATGATGCTGAAAGATATCCACGCCAAGAGTTCGAGCTAGTCAAAAAAGCTTCTCAAGCGGTTAATGAGACTTATGCTTGTCCAAGTGGTGTGGAAGTGGAAGTGATTGCTCCACAAGAACAACAGTTTTACTCCAATGACAAAGATCACAGATGCATGTCCATGCCTGGCTTAGCTTCTCTGTCTGGCATAAGGTCGGAGGAAAGTTACATCAATGGGGTAACGGAACTTTCCAGCCAAAAATCTACTTCCGACCATATCAAGTTGATACTACCCGATAAACTTGGAACCTGGCAACCTTTTGATTGTGTTGCTAAATCATGCCCACAAGCCGTGACGAGCTATATTAGGGCGCCGTTACAGAGAGTGGCTTTCCATGTTAGGAAGCATCTTAAGTATATGGGATGGACCATAGAACAAATTGTGGATGAAGGTGGAAGGCATAGGTTTCGCTACCTCTCACCAGATGGAAGGCTAAATGAGAAGTCCCTTCGTCAAGTATGTATCATATTGAAACAACGTGATCAGCCCCTGACTCTTCCGGTGGTGGCTAAGCCTCTTTTTCTGCCTAGTGAAAACTGGAAGTGTAACACTCGGGAAATAAGGAGCATTGTTTTGGCTTTGCCTGCTTATAATAGAAATGTCGCTCTTGGTGATGGAAGGAAGTCATCCCCTGAAACCTTGCTTCAGTGTGGAAGCCAAGGAAAAGAAGAGGACTTCAATAGAAAAAACCGTAAATCCTATCCCAGAAACGCCGTCCAGATTCCTAAAAGAGTACTTTATGTTGGGGTAGAGACAAAAACAAAAGCTCAAGGCTTCGTAAGGTTGAGAAGTAAGCGTAAACAGAAACCTAATCTTAGATATCGCTCCAGGGAGAACAAAGTGATTGTAGGTTCGCGAGATGTCAATCTGAGCAGGACAAGGAGACAAACTTCAAGAATGCTAACAGATATCAAGAATCGAGTAACTGGTCGTGGTAAAACCCGTGTGTCACGATCAAGCAAGAGAGTGCAGCGGGTAATGACTCCCACTTCCAGAAATCAAAGTCCACGCACTGTTCTTTCCTGGCTCATCGATAACAATGTGATTCTACCAAGAGAAAATATACGATGCCGTAACCAAAAGGATCACACTGTGAGAAAGCATGGAAAACTAACTCGTGAGGGTATAAAATGTAGTTGTTGCCGTAGAATTTTCTCCATAAGTGGCTTTGAGGCTCATGCTAATGGGGGATCCTGCAGAGCGGCAGCCAACATCTTCCTTGATGATGGAAGGTCTCTTTTGGAATGCCAAGTGGAAGCCtataaaacaagaaagaaagcACAACCAACTAATCTTCTGAAGATAAAATTGCGTCATGGGGAGAACGACATAGTTTGTTCCGTTTGTCACTATGGAGGGAAGCTGATTCTTTGCGATGGATGTCCATCGGCATTCCATGCAACTTGTCTTGGGCTGGAG GATGTTCCAGACGGGGACTGGTTCTGCGCATCATGTTGTTGTGAAGCCTGTGGACTATTTATTGCCAAGAATACTAGCAAGTATGCTAAAGATAATATACTTATCAGCTGCAAGCAGTGCGAACGTAAAT ATCACCCTAGCTGCCTGCAGGATTCATTGAATACATTCTTGGCAGAAAAGTGGTTTTGCAGCAAGGACTGCGAAGAG ATATTTGTAAATCTCCGTGAGCTTATTGGGAAACCGAGAGAGGTGTGCTTGAAGAAGAATTTAACTTGGAGACTGGTGCAGTCCTTGGAACAAGATACATTTGGGACTGACGGTTCTAAAATTGAAGCCGTGGCAGAAACCCACTGCAAGCTCAGTGTAGCTCTTGACGTGATGCATGAACTTTTCGAGCCTGTGAAAAGACGTCATTCTGGTGGAGATCTTGCTGAAGATGTTATTTTTAGCAGATG GTCAAAATATAAACGTTTGAACTTCAGTGGATTTTACACGGTAATTCTAGAAAGGAACGACGAACTGATTACTGTGGCTACTGTCAG AATTTTGGGGAAAAAGGTTGCAGAAATGCCTTTCATTGGTACTAGATTCCAGCATCGCCAGCATGGGATGTGCCGAGTTTTCATGGATGAACTCGAAAAG GTGCTCATTGACTTGGGAGTTGAGAGACTGGTCCTGCCTGCAGTTCCGTGCGTACTGGACACATGGATCAACTCATTTGGGTTTTCAAAAGTGACAATCCCCGAAAAGAAAGACTTTCTGCAGTTTACTTTCTTGGAATTTGGACGAACCATATTGTGCCAAAAGATACTGATCAAGAGCAGCATAGCAGATCCAGTTCCAAATACAG TGTCTCTTGGTGAAACAAACTGTGACATCATCACGATTGAAGACAATTATGCATCTGATGATAGATCAAAAGTACATGAGGCAGAACAGGACATCAGCATTAGAGACAATTCTGCATCTGATGATAGATCAGAAGTACATCAGGCAGAACAGCACCTCGAGGAGTCTAGCTCTACTAAAAATCCACCCGA ggaaataaaaacacaaacacaaGAAGAAAGGTTGGTGAAAGAGAACCGAATTCTAAAGTGTT
- the LOC103845295 gene encoding uncharacterized protein LOC103845295 → MKMKSSSSSLSLVSKTHSFGCISLFLQRLLCSGASSTYPSDQITESPEFFDEHARIRGHSPGAVARLMGLESIPVTDKTRVFARSRSVNSGENVKRDNDEIQGKHRRVKSSLEYVELEDDNFFILSFEKDRNDKAFGELKQLGTRKYKKRRESREHQTHIEDKENNINAMNVSPGRERPETGELKQRIKEKRKNMRKRREIQLRQNIKNYGRRPIDEDLVNCEVKSMKEEEECRSCDDSSPVSVLDYDRVTPEPDNTSRRRLSSVLESSKSNEPVQEDHTSRESETRVHGYQEMWHMICRLTVSELEESNSVYRKASKFGDLEGSITEDIASNILDQLLEETITTLSLTSQV, encoded by the exons ATGAAGATGAAGTCATCGTCTTCTTCACTCTCACTCGTCTCAAAGACTCATTCTTTCGGCTGTATCTCTCTGTTTCTTCAAAGACTTCTCTGTTCCGGTGCCTCTTCTACGTACCCGTCCGATCAAATCACTGAGTCACCTGAGTTTTTCGATGAACACGCTAGAATCAGAGGACATTCGCCAGGAGCTGTGGCGAGGCTCATGGGTTTGGAGTCGATTCCCGTAACTGACAAAACCAGAGTTTTCGCAAGGAGCCGTTCGGTGAATTCTGGTGAGAATGTGAAGAGGGATAACGATGAGATTCAAGGAAAGCATAGAAGAGTAAAGTCCAGTCTGGAGTATGTTGAGCTCGAAGACGACAACTTCTTCATTCTCAGCTTCGAGAAGGATAGGAACGATAAGGCTTTTGGAGAGCTGAAGCAGCTGGGAACAAGAAAATACAAGAAGAGACGAGAGAGTAGAGAGCATCAAACACATATAGAGGATAAGGAGAATAACATCAACGCCATGAACGTTTCACCAGGACGCGAGAGACCTGAGACTGGAGAACTGAAGCAGCGTATAAAGGAGAAACGTAAGAACAtgagaaaaagaagagaaattcAGTTGAGACAGAACATCAAGAACTATGGTCGTCGGCCCATAGATGAAGATTTAGTCAACTGTGAAGTGAAATCAatgaaggaggaagaagagtgTAGAAGCTGCGATGATTCGAGCCCTGTTTCGGTTCTTGATTATGATCGAGTAACTCCGGAACCAG ATAACACTTCAAGAAGACGGTTATCTTCAGTACTCGAATCTAGTAAGAGCAAtgaaccagttcaagaagatcaCACATCAAGAGAGTCTGAAACCAGAGTCCATGGCTACCAAGAGATGTGGCACATGATTTGCAGACTCACTGTATCTGAGCTTGAAGAGTCAAACTCGGTTTACAGAAAAGCTTCGAAGTTTGGAGATTTGGAAGGAAGCATAACCGAAGATATAGCATCAAACATCTTAGACCAACTCTTAGAAGAAACAATTACAACACTTTCTCTAACCTCACAAGtgtaa
- the LOC103845296 gene encoding zinc finger CCCH domain-containing protein 66, whose translation MGDDELSHLKFTLLLESAACNDLSGFKSLIEEEGLSTIDRSGLWYGRRLGSKKMGFEERTPLMIAALFGSKEIVDYIISTGLVDVNRSCGSDGATALHCAVSGLSGNSLEVVTLLLNASADPESRDADGSKPVDVMTFPCLSPVFSGRKKVLERLLNGNEADVQEEEAEVEVEVEVLLSPPRKEYPIDPTLPDIKNGIYGTDEFRMYAFKIKPCSRAYSHDWTECPFVHPGENARRRDPRKYHYSCVPCPEFRKGSCSRGDSCEYAHGIFECWLHPAQYRTRLCKDETNCSRRVCFFAHKPDELRPLYTSTGSGVPSPRSSFSSCNDMGPISPLPPLSPNGGMLTTPPLSPNGIPSPIGSGKPWMNWPSATPPTLHLPGSRLKSALNAREFNFSEEIHQSLASPGRWNNNNTAASPPFSGNGMKRLSSGGISPVHSLSDMFGASSLSSSPVGANYQFSMDSLASRAAAFANQRSQSFIESNNQQHPVTTTCLDDWGSLDGKLDWSVNGDELQDLRNSTSFRLRAGSMESRTPTELEEPDVSWVEPLVKEPQETRVAPVWMEQSYMETEQTVA comes from the coding sequence ATGGGAGATGACGAGCTGTCTCACCTCAAATTCACCCTTCTGCTGGAATCAGCAGCCTGCAATGATCTCTCCGGCTTTAAGTCTCTAATCGAAGAAGAGGGTCTCTCTACCATTGATCGGTCCGGTTTATGGTACGGGAGGAGGTTAGGATCAAAGAAGATGGGTTTCGAAGAGAGGACGCCTCTTATGATCGCCGCCTTGTTTGGAAGCAAAGAGATCGTTGATTACATCATCAGCACCGGTCTTGTGGATGTGAACCGCTCTTGCGGCTCTGATGGTGCAACAGCGCTTCACTGCGCTGTCTCCGGCTTGTCTGGGAATAGCCTCGAGGTCGTTACTCTTCTCCTGAACGCTTCTGCTGATCCGGAATCTCGTGATGCAGATGGTAGCAAGCCTGTGGATGTGATGACGTTCCCGTGCTTGAGTCCGGTTTTTAGCGGGAGGAAGAAGGTTTTGGAGAGGTTGTTGAATGGAAATGAAGCTGATGTTCAAGAAGAAGAGGCTGAGGTTGAAGTTGAGGTTGAAGTTTTGCTTTCGCCTCCGAGGAAGGAGTACCCTATTGATCCGACTCTTCCGGATATCAAGAACGGTATATACGGAACAGATGAATTCCGTATGTACGCGTTCAAAATCAAACCGTGTTCCAGAGCATACTCACACGACTGGACCGAGTGTCCCTTCGTTCACCCAGGCGAGAACGCGAGGAGGCGTGATCCGAGAAAGTATCATTACAGCTGCGTCCCATGCCCCGAGTTCCGCAAAGGTTCTTGCTCAAGAGGCGATTCTTGCGAGTACGCTCACGGGATCTTCGAGTGCTGGCTTCACCCTGCTCAGTACCGTACCCGTCTCTGCAAGGACGAGACGAATTGCTCGAGGAGAGTTTGTTTCTTTGCGCACAAACCTGACGAGCTTCGTCCCTTGTACACTTCGACAGGATCTGGTGTTCCTTCTCCGAGGTCTTCCTTCTCGTCTTGCAACGACATGGGACCGATCAGTCCGCTTCCTCCGTTGAGTCCCAACGGTGGAATGCTAACCACACCTCCTCTGAGTCCTAACGGTATACCTTCTCCTATTGGTAGCGGAAAGCCTTGGATGAACTGGCCTAGCGCTACCCCTCCGACACTGCATCTCCCAGGGAGCAGGCTCAAGTCCGCGTTGAACGCGAGAGAATTCAACTTCTCTGAGGAGATTCATCAAAGCCTTGCTTCTCCGGGGAGATGGAACAATAATAACACAGCTGCTTCACCTCCCTTCTCTGGAAACGGCATGAAGAGGCTTTCGAGTGGAGGAATCAGCCCGGTTCATAGCCTAAGCGATATGTTCGGGGCCAGCAGCCTCTCCTCGTCCCCTGTGGGAGCTAACTATCAGTTCTCAATGGATTCCTTGGCTTCGAGAGCGGCTGCGTTTGCTAATCAGAGGAGCCAGAGCTTCATAGAAAGCAATAATCAACAGCATCCCGTGACTACTACTTGTCTAGATGATTGGGGGTCATTGGACGGAAAGCTTGACTGGAGCGTGAACGGAGACGAGCTGCAAGATCTCAGGAACTCCACTTCTTTCCGTCTCAGAGCTGGTAGCATGGAATCAAGAACCCCCACGGAGCTTGAGGAACCAGATGTCTCGTGGGTGGAGCCGCTGGTGAAAGAGCCACAGGAGACAAGGGTGGCTCCGGTTTGGATGGAGCAATCATACATGGAGACAGAACAGACCGTGGCTTGA